The following proteins come from a genomic window of Alnus glutinosa chromosome 10, dhAlnGlut1.1, whole genome shotgun sequence:
- the LOC133879187 gene encoding polygalacturonase-like, which translates to MSQLGHVLALFIILASFSSSFGSYQHQDPLYPPASKRTIHDRRLEFETQSFGLTTRPIPFTSPKLVNVDDFRAKGDHGADDTESFSKAWREACDSKDSVLVVPRNMTYHLKPIAFSGPCKSNFTLKVYGTIQASRRRSDYPKHTQHWLLFENIQNFTVEGGGTIDGNGRKWWKNSCKVNKTLPCTNAPTAVTFLNCNNLRVANLRIKNAQQMHLTFQKCVNVNASNLVITAPWYSPNTDGIHVTETQNIKIQNSVIRTGDDCIAIVAGSKNVEATDIACGPGHGISIGSLGAGNSTDFVSDVIVNRAILSKTTNGVRIKTWQGGSGHAKNITFQNIEMHNVKNPIIINQYYCDRKGSCLDQASAVKVSNVVYKNITGISASEEAINFKCSKSVPCQGILLEDVNLVYQEDASVKASCESVRLTSQGKVSPRCSN; encoded by the exons ATGTCTCAGCTCGGCCATGTTCTCGCACTTTTCATCATCTTAGcgtctttctcttcctctttcgGGAGTTACCAACATCAGGACCCGCTTTATCCTCCAGCTTCAAAACGCACCATTCACGACAGGCGCCTGGAGTTTGAGACCCAAAGTTTTGGCCTCACAACAAGGCCTATTCCATTTACTTCACCAAAGCTAGTTAATGTAGATGACTTTCGCGCTAAAGGTGATCATGGAGCAGATGATACAGAG TCATTTAGCAAAGCTTGGAGGGAGGCTTGTGATTCTAAAGATAGTGTTCTTGTGGTACCTAGAAATATGACCTATCATCTTAAACCAATTGCATTCTCGGGCCCTTGCAAATCTAATTTCACATTGAAG GTCTATGGAACAATCCAAGCATCTCGTCGTAGATCAGATTATCCAAAACATACACAACATTGGCTTCTCTtcgaaaatattcaaaattttacgGTTGAAGGTGGGGGAACTATCGATGGCAATGGAAGGAAATGGTGGAAGAACTCATGCAAAGTCAACAAAACACTT CCTTGCACAAACGCACCAACT GCCGTGACTTTCCTCAACTGCAACAATTTGAGAGTGGCTAACCTGCGGATCAAAAACGCACAACAAATGCATCTCACGTTTCAAAAATGTGTAAACGTCAACGCTTCAAATCTCGTGATAACTGCACCATGGTATAGCCCCAACACTGATGGAATACATGTCACCGAAACACAAAACATTAAGATACAGAATAGTGTTATAAGGACAG GTGATGACTGTATTGCAATCGTAGCTGGGTCAAAAAATGTTGAAGCCACAGATATTGCTTGTGGACCTGGCCATGGAATCAG cattGGAAGCTTAGGTGCTGGCAATTCAACTGATTTTGTTTCAGATGTGATAGTAAATAGAGCGATACTTTCAAAAACCACGAATGGAGTGAGAATAAAAACTTGGCAA GGAGGCTCCGGACATGCAAAAAATATCAcatttcaaaatattgaaatgCACAATGTCAAAAATCCTATAATCATAAATCAATACTACTGTGATCGAAAAGGATCGTGCTTGGATCAG GCATCAGCTGTGAAGGTAAGCAATGTTGTTTACAAAAATATCACAGGCATCAGTGCATCAGAAGAAGCCATAAATTTCAAATGTAGTAAGAGTGTTCCTTGTCAAGGGATTTTATTGGAAGATGTTAATCTAGTCTACCAAGAAGATGCAAGTGTCAAAGCTTCTTGTGAGAGTGTTAGATTGACAAGCCAAGGGAAGGTCTCTCCACGGTGCTCAAATTAA